The Tachysurus vachellii isolate PV-2020 chromosome 19, HZAU_Pvac_v1, whole genome shotgun sequence genome segment ATTCTACAAACCTTCCCATTGCAGCTCTTCTCAGAGCTCTGTACCTACATATGGACCAGAATTCAAACTAATCTTGTGATGTCTTTATCATTTTTTGATGAGAATgattcctttcctctcctctcctctcctttcctttcctttcctttcctgcCCTGCCCTGCCTGGTTTGAGATGAAAAGATGAGCATGGGAAATTACTGATATTTaaatctagatgtgttaaatgacTTAGGATGTAACAATATTGATGGCAAACCTCCCGGTCTTTAGATAAGCAAAATTATTGGAACAGATCTTTATATAAGTCGTAATATTCAATATGTGGCTGCATCTAGTGAttgcaataactgcatcaaaCCAGTTAGCCACAGACCTCAGCAAACTGCAGCGTTCTTCTTTTGTGATGTTTCTCCAAGTTTGTACTGCAGCTTCTTTTAGTTGTTTGGTTTAATTTTCAGGGGTTTCTCCATTCAGTCTTCTCTACAGGAGACAAAATGTTGCTCAGCTGAGTTGAGGTCTGGTGACGGAGTGAGGTCTAAAACCTTTTTTGATGAACTTTGTTGTGTTGGCATGTGTTGAAGATATGATGAAGATCCTCCCAATTAGATCAGAtgcatttctttgtaaattaacagataaaatgtttctgtaacCTTCATCTTACTGCTGATGATGGTTTGTGTCTCATGGTATGGCCTAtatatttctgctctcaaaGTCTTATTGGGTTGTTGTTGGTGTcagtaaatattgtttttttgttttttcttcacagctcacACAACCTTTCTCATGTTTCTCTCACAATGTTGTTCATcagctgctgttgtttttcttggGTGACCTGTTCGATATCTGGTTAGTACAacaatgatttctttttttttccattacataccaaattgttgtattttgtttgcCTGATGCTCCTCTGATGATTCTGTGTGGTTTCTAACTTTTTTAACACATCTCTGTCAATTTGActaaatgaaagctgaaattctgatctatcaGCTTTCTAGCttttgatatcaaacccaaaTGACTTCAGAAAATAGCAAGAAAAAAGAATTGGCCACACCACTGCtgattgatgatggtggtgtgttAATATGGCAGCTGGATTGTTCAAGCAGTCACAATGTTGTTTGCTgtactgtgtcactgtgtttttgtaaaagggagctgaaatgaatgaaacactGCTATGGAGTCTCATTATCATCTGAGGCAAGGACACAATTTTAACGAAAGTGCCGCAGGATAATTGTGTTATTTGGGAGAGCGGGACAGGAGAAAGACTCCTTCTCTCTCGTCTattttcccttcccttcccttcccttcccttcccttcccttcccttcctttcctttcctttcattgccttttatttcctctcctctcctctcatttcctttccatttatttcctttcctttcgtTTCTTttcgtttcttttctttttttctttcctttcctttcctttcattgcctttccatttatttcctttactttcgtttttcttttcctttcctttcttttcttttcctttccttttcctttcctctcttttcttttcctttcctttcttttcttttcctttcagtAGACATGTAAACCATACCTTTGCACTCATCTTTGCACTTTGCACATCTTTACAGAGCCCTGTAgctcttattttgaaaaatactttttatttttaaaatattattgccacatattaTTTGCCATATATTAATTACTTTTCTATATAGTTtatcatttaaagaaaaaacagtgaACTTTTGTAggtatttaaaacatttattacaatgtttattataatgGAGATACCATACATCAGGTAggaacattaaataaattttctttctgtgaaaaaaaaacaaaacaaaaacaagtttaTAATTATACACTGACTACTGTATAGATGTTCAGAATACAGACACAAAACCTTCTCACGCAGTTGTTAATTTGCACAATGACTTATCAATCTCATATCAAGTAGTTTAGGATACCAACAAAATATTGACAGCTGCTCAACATTATAGACTTGCTATGattaacataaaaatgttaGTCACTGCAACTACCCATTAAATGAAAGTGTTGTTTTTACCTTTCATCCGTTTTTAATATAGTGACAATAATCTACATGATGCTACAGtttgaggaaaaaacaaaacatataatATGGGCACTTTGCAGAGGTAAGGTTTTGTCAGTACGATATATTAACCTATGTATATTTTCAATACTTCAACATATTGTTAAATTAGAGCATTTGTAATTTCTTTTATACAAATAAGTTATTCTACAAGTTCTGAACAGAATACAAATGGTCCCCTAATTCCAACCATAAAACACATTTGTGAGAGCAGAAACAGGCCGGAGGTAGAGCTGAAACTATGGTAAAAGATATTATTTCTGCTCTTTATTCTGCTTTATAACAGAACTGGTAGATAATACAGAGGCTTTATATTATACATGAGAGTACCAAAGCTCTGAACAGATTCAAAAAGCTACACAGAATTACATCATTGCAAAAGGCAATAATTAGAATGGTGTCCTACGTGTACAACATGGTgggttttcatttatttttagagtgttatattatatttaagtcCTATACAAAATCTTATAAAATAGAACCTTTTAACTATAAGTACACTATATTGGCCCCACCAGTTTGAGAAAGTGGAGGCTGTAGCATCCTCTTGAATAAACACAGTCTATATTGTGTTGCACGTCTGTACCATCACACAATGCTTTGGCTTCAGCTTGCCCTTGTGGCCATCCATGTGCCTGATTGACTGGTGAATGCGAATGAATTTTTTTGAGCACCATGCCAGTGATGCTATGTATTTCACTTAAATCTAAAGCCAAGCAGTAGAGCTCACTTCCATACTGCTAATAAGTGCTTTTCTGGGTATATTCCCTAATTGCATTCTTGGATTTTAAAGTACCGGTAAATTGTAACTCTGGCTTTGTACCACCAGGCCGGTTTCCTTAAGAACTAGTGGAGAATTCTCATTTGCTCCTTTCCTTGATGAGTAATGACAACAATATCATCACCTGATAATCATGATCATAACACCATATGGGTAGCCTAGAAAAACTTGTCCTCTGGCCATTCACAAGAGACTCAGGTGGTCTGGCGATCCTCGATTCAGTCCTGCTGATTAATGCGCAGGGCTTCATCAGCCTCTGATGTTATTAATCTCACTGCACTGCTGTTGAAATCAGTATGCATTCCCTTTTCCTGGTTTGAAGCTTCTGTTCACATGTGAGACATTATGAGAAAGCCCTGCAACTTTTTTGGGTGACTGTACCACAAAATGTACCACAAAATGCTACACGTTCAATCAGCGTTGTTCAGTGGAAGAACCTTCTTGACTTTCATAAGACAGCCTTAATATCAGGCTGCAGTGCATTTGCTGCTGCTGAGCCATAGTCCTGCACTGTGCTCTAATCATCAGAACACCCTGATGAGAGGCTGTCAGCACTCACTGCTAGGGTAGGCTCATTATTCATACTTAAAGAATGAGAATCAGTCATAGAGAGTACACATGAGACTGTCTCTGTATGCACGGCAGCTGTAATAAGCTCCTCCATGTGCTACACTTCATTGTGCTGTTGTATCAAAGTGCTTGCATTTGTCTCATGCCTACTGCCAGCTCCTCTTAATTCCAGCATTGTAAAGGCACTCACTCTTCCTGTTTGAGGAGGCTGAGCAGCTGAGCTTTCTGCCTATTTCTGTTCCTTTTACCTTCCAAGTGGTTGCATGTCTGCTGTTCACTTCATACCCTGCTACAAACATCGCATTgtcaaaggaaagaaagaatgttgAACCCACTTCTTCATCTACCCAAAAAAGACGGAATGGGAAAGAGGACAAGAATGATGCGGGGGTTACAGTCATGAAGACAAGATGGAAAACTTCCTTGACTGTAAATTTCCCAACAAGGAAACAAGTAACAGGTATATTCCACTAGCGCTAAAGGAAATTGCCCTGGCAGTCCAgaatgaatagaatagaaatgtcAGTTTTGGGAAGTGCGTCTCTAACTGCATTTTGTGACAAACTCTAGTGTTCAGctcatgctgtttttttcccagCACCATCCAGCGCTTCTTTTATAGTAATTCTGACATCATTCATATCTGGTAACCTGAAATAATCTGTTTGGCAGTGACACAGGTGTCCACAATAGTCTCAACCACTGTTCTGTTCCAAACAGTGGCATCTGCTCTCTGGCTGGTCTTCTACCAGTCTGGAGTAGTTTTCCTGTTCAGACATTTGGCAATGTCTCACATCCTCACAGCTTATTCTTGACTCGTCTCCCaactatcacacacatacataaattcacacacatacatatgcaaatGTCTGTTCCGTCGCTTACATTCAAATCACTGAACTTATAACGTTTCTCCTTCATGATGCTTGCTGCCCATGGGGCACTGCCCTCTTAAATATAGCCAATCTTATATCGTATAAGCGTTGTGAGAACTGGTACTGGTGAATTTGAATCCGGTGGTTAATCCATGTGTGCTTGAAGCCATGTTAGTAGATACTGTCCTTAGTGGTGGTTgaggtgtgtgttgtagtggAGTCGTCGGGCAGCGAGCCTCGGCGTGGGGCGGACACGTTGCAGCGAAGCAGAGCAAGCAGCTCACGTGACACACTGCTTGAAAAAGCTGTGTAGATCCAGGGATTCGTGCAAGAGTTCAAGCTGGCCAGCAGCATCAGGATGGTGAATGCTACTCCTGCAAAACAGAATGcaggtttcttttttatttcttgatcaCTTAAGAGGAATAGGAATTCTTATGTAGATCTGAGGTGGATGTTCCTTTTCTCAGGGTTGTCAAATCATACTTGTAGGTCCTGATCGTTCTCTCATGCCAACCCTATATAGAGATTAAATATCTCATGGAAAGACACCTGTAATACTGCCTCCAGCTCTGGGCTGCCAGACGTACATATTGTAAACCTGCCATTAATGTATAACATGGAGCTCGGACCAATTATAAGTAGAAATGATAAAACAGTCTAAAAGCAGATAATTATGTCTAATCTGGAAACTTTGTCCTTACTTAAGCATTATATTTGTCCTCTTTCTGTGGTAGACAGTTTGTAAAACAGAACAAATCAAATTTCTTTCCTGCTTTCCAGGAAAACCTGTTAGTGCTAAAGATTACACAGCTTAAGCCAAATTATGCAAAGGGTAATCAAAGGTAAGTCagttatttttacacaaaaccTCCAGATGGCTGTAGGTGATCATTTTAAGATGATGACAATGAgggtttggttaaaaaaaaaaaagaatttaggGTTGGTAAGTTAACACATAACTTAACATACACATAACTCATAATAATAGGTAACTTCTGGGAATTAATAATAAGATTAACaaaaggagattttttttacctACATAATGTAACAACAGCAGTATTTGATTTATCAAAACTATATTATAAGTGTATTATACTCAGTGATTTGAATCTACTTACTGAGTTACATGACAAGAaaaactgagagaaaaagaggcatttgatgtttctgtttcttgatTCTGTTTTATAGCCGGAaaggaaatgaggaaaaagCTAGTTTTAGAGAATACATTATGGTTTTACTGGTTTACCATTATGCTTTCATGAGCCTCATAGCCTTATGTCATTCAAGCTTTTTATTGCAGAATAACCATGTAACAATACTCTAGCTAGGACAGGACACTGCCAGCTCACTGAGCCCTGAATAATTCAGATACTGTAAGTCGAACTCAATATCTGGGCATTAAGCGCCACACTAGGTCAGCTGAGAGAAAAATCGTCACTGAGTCATTTGAATAATAGGTCATTACTGCAATATGAGAACAGGGGTACATGGTACCAGTCGTACTGCCAAATCAGAGGCCATCTGTTTGGTGAGGTTCTGGTTACTTGGAAACCGGCTGGGCAAACTCCAAGAAGCCTACTTTAATTTAGACATGGAAATGCTGCACAGGGCCAGTGAGATTACAGTGCACCTTGGTGGGGTTACATCTGTGCATGTACATGTGGACACAAAGTTGACTACAAAACGGTTTGTACCCTTCATGACAATGACCAAAAGTGAAGCTCAAGAACTGCATTTTGGATTCTTTGGATTCTTGGATTATTTATGActcttttaaatgaaatgtatagaaatatcatttattctaataaatattatataatatacatataattataatatatcatttaaaagcattattaaattgtataatttcattaatatatacattttctctCCTGTAGATCCATCCCTTTTGTGCTGAAACTAACAAGACCCCAATTAAACTTCTGaaactttaaatgaaatgaaaaaatccAAAGATAACAACTGATTTCATTCTGTgggattttaatttattataataagaCACTATGGTGAATTGGATATTAGAGAACAGAAAAGATTAGAATTGGATTTGTAATATAGTttaagtaaagtaaataaagtcatttatttgtattttttttatttacatttccttttgtttgaatagttttacattacattaatactttatagtttattatatttgttggatttaaatgtaaacgACTGCTGTGGGAATGAGGGTAAATTTTATGTGCTTCaattgaaaaaaacattttcagagcttagtacttaaaataaatattggtaTTGGCTAATTCTTTAGGCTTCAGTATTgatcagaaaagaaaatgtggtTTTGTTGCATCTCTAGTAGCtttaaatataatacacacaccttccactttaataggaacatctgtgcacctgctcatttatgcagttattcgGTCAGCTAATCTTGTGGCAGTAGCACAATGCTAaacatcatgcagatacaggtaaTGGTCTCTGGAGTTTATAGAGAaaggtgcaaaaaaataaaaaaaacattgagtgagtgacagaTAAAAGAAGTCAGAGGAAAAGGGGCGGATCTGTTCGAGCTGCTAGGAAGGACATAATAACTCACATAATTagaaccatggtgagcagacaAGCTTTTCAGTATGCACATtgaccttgaggtggatgagctacaacagcagaagaccacatcatgttcatcctgtcagccaagaacaagaatctgaagcTATTATGGGCGCAGACTCACCAAAACTCTCTGGACAGTTGCAGATTAGAAATAAAATCCAGTTCATTGAATCTGTGTCCATGATAGACTCCGATACATCATCCAGCCCATATGGCACCAACATCTATAGCGCGATAATGTCACAGGGATCACAgttttgttcctgtctgattcTAAACAgaaactgaagctcttgatccgtatatgtgagagtgtatatgccTGACTGTGATTCTGTAATTCTAACTAAAACTACAAGCAGCtacaactttatttatttttaaaatgttggatATATTGACTTTACTGTACTATGTATTTGACACATACTTAATATATTGGGGATCATTTTGGGAGCTTAACCATAACTATCCTCAACAaacaagctttaaaaacaaaacatgtcttTTATACTAAGCACAGTTATGTTTTTCTTGGAGATTTGATATTTCTGGAATTTGGACTTCTGGAATTGACTTTGTCTTAGTCTATCTCCTTTGGTTTGTTAGTGCGAAAAATAAAAGTTGTAATGCAAAACcagcaggtttatattattaagagaaagagaaatttaATGAtccttcatttatttccttGTGACAGTCTTCTAGCTTAGACTGAAACTGGTGAAATGTGCTGTCTGTTTACAGAGCACTTGACATGGAAGGAAAACAAACACTGGGAATGCAACCAAGCTATTTATTACAGGCTGTAACATGAGAATGGTGAGCATAAACAACAATCACACCTCTGCTGTTTTCTGTAACCTGTGACAGTGCAGGTGCAATAAAGAACCATGTAATGAATTTGATTCACATAATCTCTCTAACCTTGGTCTGGAGGGTTCGGGTCCCAGGCCGCCCACAGCTGGACGATGAAGAAAGGAGACCAACAAATAGTGTAGACTAACACTATGACCAAAGTCATCCTCACTGTCTTTGACATGGCCTTAGAAATGCCAGGGGGAGGTGGTGGGGGATGATCTGGTAACACATCTGGCCAGAGTTCAGGAGTTCCTGAAAGTTGGCCAGCCATTAAGGATGAGGCTCTGGACTGAGCGCGTGTACTATTGGCTGTCAGAGCATGTGCGTAAGATGGATCAGATGGATCAGGAGAGAATTTCTCTAAGGGTGGGTTGTTTGATGTGGAGATTTCTGTGGGTGGCAGGGGCACAGAGCAGGGGTCACAGGAATCACAGGGGTtatatgtggagtttgcaaatGGCTCAGGGCTGGACAGATTGTCATATGAACTCTGAAGGTCTGTAGGGGCGGAGTTACTGCAATGACATCCATGAATATCAGTCTGATGATTATGGCTACCTTGtgagtctctgtctctcccatGCCTCCCATAATGCCCTTCTTTCTGAGGGAAATGAAAGACCACAGAGTTCCTCTTAAACTCTGCTGTCACCATTCTCTCTGACTTCAGGTAGATATTGTTGTGTATCTCTCTGAAGATACGCACCTGAGATGGAGGAATTAAACAGTTATTCACTGGCAGCAAATTATGAGAAACATGTAATATTGATATAACGAGCAAAGTGAATGCTGTATTTACTTTAAGAGGAACTGATGGctgtaacaacaacaaaaaaaaagctgaaatatttaatcattGCTGATTCCATTACTTCACTGTTTTTACAATCTTCTGTCATCTTCTTGCTATAATAACAATGAAAGTTTTCATATTCAGACTCTCATGGTAGAATGTCATCTGAGATCATGGATCAAATTATAATGTCAAGAGACCCAAAATGAATCTCTTTTTTCTATCTAAACAGTTTATATATTGAGACATGGCTTAGAAACACATCCTCTAGCATTGCTGGAGTGTGATAGAAACAGATCCAGCTGCAGCACAGAACTGCTGACTAACAAAGAAGACTGATCTGATCATCTCTGTCAGACACAGCACTCTGGCTTGACAAATATTTGATGGGTTAtcgtacatactgtatataaacacaaccTTAAGAGGAATGCCCTGCATTAATCTGAGTGATATGGATGTAGCAGAAATTTTGGGTGCAGATAAAGTACAGTGAAGAGGAAAATAGACTTGTTAGCCAAAATAGACAGAGAGGCATTATAGACAGAGAAAGGTGTGTTGAAT includes the following:
- the avpr2ab gene encoding vasopressin V2 receptor, which encodes MTAASWEVDSAQSNRSLFNLSSSFSSTDTFLWLLPSQNSTEVTWSPTSQPGTARVRDQALAQAEIGVLSLVLALTTLGNSFVLWVLLRRRKHHAPMHLFMINLCLADLVVAFFQVLPQLLWDITERFQGPDVLCRFVKYLQIVGMFASSYMIVAMTMDRHYAICCPLQAYRGGKPSRWNMHIMVAWGLALTLSLPQVFIFSRTEVLPGEFECWGHFIEPWGLKAYVTWMTIAVFILPALIITVCQVRIFREIHNNIYLKSERMVTAEFKRNSVVFHFPQKEGHYGRHGRDRDSQGSHNHQTDIHGCHCSNSAPTDLQSSYDNLSSPEPFANSTYNPCDSCDPCSVPLPPTEISTSNNPPLEKFSPDPSDPSYAHALTANSTRAQSRASSLMAGQLSGTPELWPDVLPDHPPPPPPGISKAMSKTVRMTLVIVLVYTICWSPFFIVQLWAAWDPNPPDQGVAFTILMLLASLNSCTNPWIYTAFSSSVSRELLALLRCNVSAPRRGSLPDDSTTTHTSTTTKDSIY